In one window of Pseudodesulfovibrio sediminis DNA:
- a CDS encoding ABC transporter substrate-binding protein, with protein MKRLVIILALVLSFMFAASVSFAGKLEDVKAKGVLVCGVKDSVNLFGFIDADSKELVGFDVDVCKYIASKLGVKTEFKVVTSKNRIPMLAQGSVDMLAATMTHKFSRDQQIDFSITYFMDGQKLLVKKDSGIMSTDDLANKKVGTVKGSTSEKNIKAAQPKAQVISYDEYPQAFMALKQGKVKAVTTDSGILAGLKAGDDNPEMWEIVGDFFSSEPYGLGVPSNDSAFRDFVNKSLNEMWLDGTYHKTFKKWMGYDLPAGWTLELWPM; from the coding sequence ATGAAACGTTTGGTTATTATTCTGGCTCTGGTGCTGTCTTTCATGTTTGCAGCATCTGTCTCGTTTGCCGGCAAACTCGAAGATGTGAAAGCCAAAGGCGTTTTGGTTTGCGGTGTCAAAGACTCCGTTAACCTGTTCGGCTTCATTGACGCTGACAGCAAGGAACTTGTTGGCTTTGACGTTGATGTCTGCAAGTACATCGCCTCCAAGCTCGGCGTGAAGACCGAGTTCAAGGTTGTTACTTCCAAGAACCGTATCCCCATGCTCGCTCAGGGTTCCGTTGACATGCTGGCCGCCACCATGACGCACAAGTTCTCCCGTGACCAACAGATCGACTTCTCCATCACCTACTTCATGGATGGTCAGAAGCTGCTGGTCAAGAAGGATTCCGGCATCATGTCCACTGACGATCTGGCCAACAAGAAAGTCGGTACCGTCAAGGGTTCCACCTCTGAAAAGAACATCAAGGCTGCCCAGCCCAAGGCTCAGGTCATCTCTTACGACGAGTACCCTCAGGCTTTCATGGCTCTGAAGCAGGGTAAGGTCAAAGCTGTGACCACTGATTCCGGTATCCTGGCTGGCTTGAAAGCTGGCGACGACAACCCCGAAATGTGGGAAATCGTCGGTGACTTCTTCTCCTCCGAGCCTTACGGCCTCGGCGTTCCTTCCAATGATTCCGCTTTCCGCGATTTCGTCAACAAGTCTCTGAACGAAATGTGGCTCGACGGCACCTACCACAAGACCTTCAAGAAGTGGATGGGTTACGACCTGCCCGCAGGTTGGACTCTCGAATTGTGGCCCATGTAA
- a CDS encoding TAXI family TRAP transporter solute-binding subunit — translation MKTVLKMIVAAAILALLLSLHACGEAPQEKMDKQKAPVTPHKSTFVTIGTGGITGVYYPTGGAIAKIVNKKKDVYRIRATVESTGGSVFNINAVVAGDLEFGIAQSDRQYQAMEGIAEWEGKGPQDKLRSVFSIHPECVTLVAGADTGIVGIKDLKGKRVNIGNPGSGQLQNSIDALGAAGLTLNDLQESVKIKAAQAPGLLQDGRIDAFFYTVGHPSGAIKEACAGSRKVTIVPIVGIDSLFTKYPYYAPAIIPMGHYPNAVNAGADVLTFGVKATLVTSADVPDEVVYAITKEVFENFEEFKGLHPAYATLTREGMLQGLSAPIHPGAMRYYKEAGLK, via the coding sequence ATGAAGACCGTGTTGAAGATGATTGTTGCAGCAGCTATACTGGCTTTGCTTCTATCATTGCATGCCTGTGGTGAAGCGCCACAAGAGAAGATGGACAAGCAGAAAGCCCCTGTCACTCCGCACAAATCCACCTTTGTGACTATTGGTACAGGGGGGATCACAGGAGTCTACTATCCGACCGGTGGCGCCATTGCCAAGATCGTCAACAAGAAGAAGGACGTCTACCGCATCCGTGCAACGGTCGAATCCACAGGCGGTTCCGTTTTCAACATCAATGCTGTCGTGGCTGGTGATCTCGAATTCGGTATTGCTCAGTCAGACCGTCAATATCAGGCCATGGAAGGCATCGCCGAGTGGGAAGGCAAGGGCCCTCAGGACAAGCTCCGTTCGGTTTTCTCCATACATCCGGAATGTGTCACCCTTGTTGCAGGGGCGGACACAGGGATTGTCGGTATAAAGGACCTCAAAGGGAAAAGGGTCAACATCGGGAATCCGGGATCTGGCCAGCTCCAAAATTCCATTGACGCGCTTGGGGCTGCCGGGCTGACGCTGAACGATTTGCAGGAATCTGTGAAGATCAAGGCGGCCCAAGCTCCAGGGCTGCTTCAAGATGGTCGGATTGATGCGTTCTTTTATACGGTGGGGCATCCTTCGGGAGCCATCAAGGAAGCATGCGCAGGGTCACGAAAGGTCACCATTGTGCCCATTGTCGGCATTGATTCCCTCTTTACCAAGTATCCGTACTATGCTCCTGCGATTATTCCCATGGGGCATTATCCCAATGCCGTGAATGCAGGAGCTGATGTCTTGACCTTTGGCGTGAAAGCAACGCTTGTTACCTCTGCCGATGTTCCGGACGAGGTCGTTTACGCCATTACAAAGGAAGTCTTTGAGAATTTCGAAGAGTTCAAGGGGTTGCATCCGGCATATGCAACGCTGACCCGGGAGGGCATGCTGCAAGGTTTGTCCGCGCCGATTCATCCTGGTGCCATGCGGTACTACAAGGAAGCAGGACTCAAATAG
- the qrcB gene encoding menaquinone reductase molybdopterin-binding-like subunit QrcB produces MSVARRAFIQMSVGATVGILFTPTVWTALDDVSIWTQNWPWIPKLKYGEVKGVPTVSKMCESGCAVKVRTVAGEPFGVEGNVDNPLSGGGVCPLCANGVQVKNSPTRIKAPMLNGEEITWEKATEVVAEKLEAAGSKVAVVSGDQTGTINEVFSALLADKGSDAFYTMPCEMQAADKAWTLMGGSGQVGYDLEGADMVLLAGADALESWGPTVANLKAFAANESGKFIFAGPMQTKTASVTDKWVPVSAEGMAAFTLGVAYYVLQAGKSAPVADFAAFKSMVMSEYSPAKVEAVTGVKTGIMADVAKQLLAASNPVVVPGGSVAAHGAAFALNLLLGGAMTAVPEFGKAVSTAMTRSEMLKADILEGVSADLLFVYEANPAYALPEQVKGAFTVAFDSVATETTAAADLVLPTLHPYERMDDLASPYGVAKATYALGAPVSKPSVKAGCAGTFLLGLADIGFETFEEVLEAKVEAVGADMDELKEGAAYVVAGESPVATSMAANVIGKAAVPVKGNGAVGLAPYTLLNVGTANQATTPNAPATISNNQLVGDHMVVMMNGATAKQLGVSVGSKVKLSGGNGECEALVQLFEGVLTGVVAAPLGMGHTVGDEFSKGKGDNVYKILTVSSEAAAGASTWAGSTVNVAKI; encoded by the coding sequence ATGAGCGTAGCACGCAGAGCTTTTATTCAGATGAGTGTGGGTGCCACCGTCGGTATTTTGTTTACGCCGACGGTCTGGACAGCCCTTGATGATGTATCCATCTGGACGCAGAACTGGCCTTGGATTCCCAAGTTGAAATACGGGGAAGTCAAAGGCGTACCGACTGTATCCAAGATGTGTGAATCCGGCTGTGCCGTGAAGGTCCGCACTGTTGCGGGTGAGCCTTTCGGCGTGGAAGGTAACGTGGACAATCCTCTTTCCGGCGGTGGTGTTTGCCCCCTGTGCGCCAATGGCGTTCAGGTCAAGAACAGCCCCACCCGGATCAAGGCCCCCATGTTGAATGGTGAAGAAATCACCTGGGAGAAGGCGACGGAAGTCGTGGCCGAAAAACTGGAAGCCGCTGGCAGCAAGGTCGCTGTCGTCTCCGGCGATCAGACCGGTACGATCAACGAAGTCTTTTCCGCACTGCTGGCAGACAAAGGCTCTGATGCCTTTTATACCATGCCGTGTGAAATGCAGGCTGCCGACAAGGCATGGACCCTCATGGGTGGTTCCGGACAGGTCGGGTACGATCTGGAAGGCGCAGACATGGTTTTGTTGGCTGGTGCCGACGCCCTGGAATCCTGGGGCCCGACCGTTGCCAACCTCAAGGCTTTCGCTGCAAACGAATCCGGCAAGTTCATCTTTGCCGGTCCCATGCAGACCAAGACCGCTTCAGTGACTGACAAATGGGTGCCTGTTTCCGCAGAGGGCATGGCTGCATTCACCTTGGGTGTTGCATACTATGTCCTCCAGGCCGGGAAAAGCGCACCTGTCGCAGACTTTGCTGCGTTTAAGTCCATGGTTATGAGCGAATACAGCCCGGCCAAGGTTGAAGCCGTCACTGGCGTCAAGACCGGTATCATGGCTGATGTTGCCAAACAGTTGCTGGCTGCCAGCAACCCTGTGGTTGTGCCCGGTGGCTCTGTTGCAGCACACGGTGCAGCGTTTGCGTTGAACCTGCTGCTCGGCGGGGCCATGACTGCAGTGCCTGAATTCGGCAAGGCCGTTTCCACTGCAATGACCCGGAGCGAGATGTTGAAAGCGGACATTCTGGAAGGCGTTTCCGCCGACCTGCTGTTCGTGTACGAGGCCAACCCTGCCTATGCTCTTCCCGAGCAGGTCAAGGGAGCTTTCACCGTTGCTTTCGACTCGGTCGCAACCGAGACCACGGCGGCAGCAGATTTGGTTCTGCCGACTCTGCATCCCTATGAGCGTATGGATGACCTGGCAAGCCCTTACGGCGTAGCCAAGGCTACCTATGCTCTGGGCGCACCGGTCTCCAAGCCCAGCGTCAAGGCCGGTTGCGCAGGAACCTTCCTGCTCGGTCTGGCTGACATCGGTTTCGAAACCTTCGAAGAAGTGCTTGAAGCCAAGGTTGAAGCCGTTGGTGCAGATATGGATGAACTTAAGGAAGGCGCAGCCTATGTGGTCGCGGGCGAGTCCCCGGTCGCTACAAGCATGGCCGCCAACGTGATTGGCAAAGCCGCTGTTCCCGTCAAGGGCAATGGCGCTGTCGGTCTGGCTCCGTATACTCTGCTCAATGTGGGTACCGCCAACCAGGCGACTACTCCCAATGCTCCGGCCACCATCAGCAACAACCAGTTGGTTGGCGATCATATGGTCGTGATGATGAATGGTGCCACAGCCAAACAGCTTGGCGTGAGCGTTGGCTCCAAGGTCAAGCTCTCCGGCGGTAATGGCGAGTGTGAAGCCCTGGTTCAGCTCTTTGAAGGCGTCCTGACAGGCGTCGTGGCCGCGCCTCTGGGCATGGGTCACACCGTCGGCGACGAGTTCTCGAAGGGGAAGGGCGATAATGTCTACAAGATTCTCACGGTGAGCTCCGAGGCTGCCGCTGGCGCCTCCACATGGGCCGGTTCCACTGTGAATGTCGCCAAAATCTAA
- the qrcC gene encoding menaquinone reductase iron-sulfur cluster-binding subunit QrcC, producing the protein MQIKEFKIKWGMVIDIDKCTGCGACMVGCQVENNIAPMTKNDPYNYVQALTKDRDEASNKLKTLTWMNVYELSNGQAFPDHETAYLPRPCMQCGNPACVPVCPVIATDKNEEGGIVSQIYPRCIGCRYCMAACPYHARYFNWWDPLWPEGMDKGLSPSVSVRPRGVVEKCNFCHSRYLDAKNEARQNDEDPMNLADGAYNTACAEICPTKAITFGDLNNPEHAVHDLAKGPNAFRLLEKLGLAPQVYYTSEREWVRKQGDNYNADGGGHGAPSNSHG; encoded by the coding sequence ATGCAAATAAAAGAATTCAAAATCAAATGGGGCATGGTCATTGATATTGATAAATGCACCGGCTGCGGCGCCTGTATGGTTGGCTGCCAGGTGGAAAACAATATCGCTCCCATGACCAAGAATGACCCTTATAACTATGTTCAGGCTCTGACCAAGGATCGCGACGAAGCATCCAACAAGCTCAAGACCCTGACCTGGATGAACGTGTACGAACTGTCCAACGGCCAGGCATTCCCGGATCACGAGACTGCCTATCTGCCGAGGCCCTGCATGCAGTGCGGTAACCCCGCATGTGTGCCTGTCTGCCCGGTTATCGCCACGGACAAGAATGAAGAGGGCGGCATCGTCTCTCAGATCTACCCCCGTTGTATCGGCTGTAGATACTGTATGGCTGCATGCCCCTACCACGCTCGTTACTTCAACTGGTGGGATCCGCTCTGGCCCGAAGGCATGGACAAGGGATTGTCTCCCTCCGTGTCCGTCCGTCCTCGTGGTGTGGTTGAGAAGTGTAACTTCTGTCACTCCCGTTACCTGGACGCCAAGAATGAAGCCCGTCAGAATGACGAGGATCCGATGAATCTGGCTGATGGCGCGTACAACACCGCCTGTGCCGAGATTTGTCCCACCAAGGCCATCACTTTCGGTGATCTCAACAATCCCGAACACGCAGTGCATGACCTCGCCAAAGGCCCCAACGCATTCCGCCTGCTGGAGAAGCTTGGCCTGGCACCTCAGGTCTACTACACCAGTGAACGTGAATGGGTCCGCAAGCAGGGTGATAACTACAACGCAGACGGCGGTGGCCATGGTGCTCCGTCCAACTCGCACGGTTAG
- a CDS encoding amino acid ABC transporter permease gives MHWEVPIHNFDYFLYGNTVLDSTFPFIHNPEGLVASVILAIFGIFGAFWLGLAAGLMRLSKKWWVKYPAVCYIEMIRGMPLLLLIFWFYYLAPVITGQTMPAFTTTMFCFMFFTGAYVGEIVRAGVIALPKGQMEAARSTGLSHFQAMQLIILPQALRNMIPSFVNQFVSLTKDTSLAAILGVIELTRTGVQVNNRDMASFEVWITIACLYFMICYVLTSYSRRLEAQLSRYQARDR, from the coding sequence ATGCATTGGGAAGTACCTATCCACAACTTTGACTATTTCCTGTACGGGAACACGGTCCTTGATTCGACCTTTCCCTTTATCCACAATCCCGAAGGGCTTGTTGCCAGTGTCATTCTGGCTATCTTCGGTATATTTGGCGCCTTCTGGCTCGGCCTTGCTGCCGGGCTCATGCGTCTCTCGAAAAAATGGTGGGTGAAGTACCCGGCTGTTTGTTATATTGAAATGATACGCGGCATGCCTTTGTTGCTGCTCATTTTCTGGTTCTATTATCTGGCTCCGGTCATCACCGGGCAGACCATGCCTGCTTTTACCACAACGATGTTCTGCTTCATGTTTTTTACTGGAGCGTATGTAGGCGAAATTGTCCGCGCGGGTGTCATTGCTCTGCCCAAAGGACAGATGGAAGCGGCCCGAAGCACTGGGTTGTCTCATTTTCAGGCAATGCAGCTCATCATTTTGCCTCAGGCGTTGCGGAATATGATTCCTTCCTTTGTCAATCAGTTCGTCTCATTGACCAAGGATACGTCGCTGGCCGCCATTCTCGGTGTTATTGAGCTGACCCGTACTGGCGTACAGGTGAACAACAGAGACATGGCTTCGTTTGAAGTCTGGATTACCATTGCCTGTTTGTACTTCATGATCTGCTATGTTCTGACGTCTTACAGTCGTCGTCTGGAAGCACAATTGTCCCGTTATCAGGCGAGAGACAGGTAA
- a CDS encoding amino acid ABC transporter ATP-binding protein produces the protein MAMIEVQKLHKWYGDFHVLQGITESVNKGEVLVICGPSGSGKSTFIRCINRLEEYQKGQILFDGKDILDKDVNVNDLRAEIGIVFQQFNLYPHLSVLKNVTLAPIKVRNTPKDEAEAIALSLLERVGIHDQAHKYPAELSGGQQQRVAIARSLAMKPKVMLFDEPTSALDPEMINEVLNVMKDLAREGMTMLCVTHEMGFAREVCDRVLFMDGGVVVEQAPPDEFFKNPQNERTKNFLKEIL, from the coding sequence ATGGCTATGATAGAAGTGCAGAAGCTGCATAAATGGTATGGCGATTTCCACGTTTTGCAGGGCATTACCGAATCCGTTAACAAGGGCGAGGTGCTTGTAATCTGTGGCCCTTCCGGTTCCGGCAAGTCCACATTCATTCGCTGTATCAATCGGTTGGAAGAATATCAGAAAGGGCAGATTCTCTTTGACGGTAAGGATATCCTCGACAAAGACGTTAATGTCAATGATCTGCGTGCTGAAATCGGCATTGTCTTCCAGCAGTTCAATCTGTACCCGCATCTCTCCGTTCTCAAGAATGTTACCCTGGCTCCCATCAAGGTTCGCAATACCCCAAAGGACGAGGCTGAGGCCATTGCCTTGAGTCTGCTTGAACGAGTGGGCATTCACGATCAGGCCCATAAATATCCCGCAGAACTTTCAGGCGGTCAGCAGCAACGTGTGGCTATTGCCCGCTCTTTGGCCATGAAGCCCAAGGTCATGCTTTTTGATGAACCGACCTCGGCTCTTGACCCGGAGATGATCAACGAGGTCCTGAACGTAATGAAAGACCTTGCGCGCGAAGGTATGACCATGCTTTGTGTCACCCACGAAATGGGTTTTGCCCGCGAGGTGTGCGACCGTGTCCTGTTCATGGACGGTGGCGTAGTGGTGGAGCAGGCTCCCCCGGATGAATTTTTCAAGAACCCGCAAAATGAGCGTACAAAGAACTTCCTGAAGGAAATTCTTTAA
- a CDS encoding cytochrome c3 family protein, which produces MEERKASKRCGGVLPFIIGFLATCVLGWAVLPGLFFEKVEQPVWFSHAIHVDGEGMDCESCHYFRDDGSYAGFPTNEVCAECHAVDPEEAMEAIAEEGIDPSDYDAIMKAEIGAIEDNLASSDDDKRNAEREYVVKYLIQGKEVPWLNYQFQPDNVYFSHKAHANLDIAELAEMKKELSSVVDPAVFEGEAPEQNCNLCHLKDIHTNDVPPAFEENILSGYSKMTMKMWKCERCHALKGQPNACYTCHK; this is translated from the coding sequence ATGGAGGAAAGAAAAGCATCGAAACGGTGTGGAGGGGTTCTCCCCTTTATCATCGGCTTCCTGGCCACGTGTGTGTTGGGCTGGGCAGTGCTTCCGGGTTTGTTCTTCGAAAAGGTCGAACAACCCGTGTGGTTCAGCCACGCCATTCATGTGGACGGCGAGGGTATGGATTGCGAAAGTTGTCACTATTTCCGGGATGACGGTTCGTATGCCGGTTTCCCGACCAACGAAGTGTGTGCGGAATGTCACGCGGTTGATCCTGAAGAAGCAATGGAAGCCATTGCCGAAGAAGGCATCGACCCATCTGATTATGACGCTATCATGAAGGCTGAAATCGGAGCTATCGAAGACAATTTGGCGTCTTCGGATGACGACAAGCGGAACGCTGAGCGCGAGTATGTCGTCAAGTATCTCATCCAGGGTAAAGAAGTTCCCTGGCTGAATTATCAGTTCCAGCCTGACAACGTGTACTTCTCTCACAAGGCTCACGCAAATCTCGATATTGCCGAGTTGGCCGAGATGAAGAAAGAGTTGTCCAGTGTTGTCGACCCCGCAGTGTTTGAGGGCGAAGCCCCTGAACAGAACTGTAACTTGTGTCACCTCAAGGATATCCACACGAACGATGTGCCTCCGGCATTCGAGGAGAATATCCTGTCTGGCTACAGCAAGATGACCATGAAGATGTGGAAGTGTGAACGGTGCCACGCCCTTAAGGGCCAGCCGAACGCCTGCTACACCTGTCACAAGTAA
- a CDS encoding 4Fe-4S dicluster domain-containing protein: protein MARKDKGNNKVTVYPDWCKGCGICVEFCPGKVLSLSMQGKAEVEHEENCIRCGFCELHCPDFAIVVTDKEPVQEDEPKAAAKKATGKGAE, encoded by the coding sequence ATGGCTAGAAAAGACAAAGGGAACAACAAAGTCACTGTGTATCCGGATTGGTGCAAAGGCTGCGGCATTTGTGTTGAATTCTGTCCGGGAAAGGTGCTCAGTCTGAGCATGCAGGGCAAAGCGGAAGTGGAGCACGAAGAGAACTGTATCCGGTGTGGTTTTTGCGAATTGCACTGTCCTGACTTCGCCATTGTGGTCACGGACAAGGAGCCTGTTCAAGAGGATGAACCTAAAGCCGCTGCAAAAAAAGCGACCGGGAAGGGGGCTGAATAG
- a CDS encoding precorrin-8X methylmutase, with the protein MRKITLQNFTRPEDIESESFRIIDFEVPAPRPFEGAEWEIVRRMIHTTADFEMLELVRFHGNAVDSGLKALKSGCVIVSDTEMAKRGMPVRRLDPLGCVVQCLINDKRVVERAAHEGITRAKAAVDVAVNELKPAIYVIGNAPTALIRLVEHIDNGMPVPALVVGMPVGFVNAAESKALLMSRDIPYISIEGRKGGSALAASVINALAVLAA; encoded by the coding sequence TTGCGCAAAATAACTCTTCAGAATTTTACAAGACCCGAAGATATCGAGTCTGAATCGTTTCGAATTATTGATTTCGAGGTGCCTGCACCCCGTCCGTTTGAGGGTGCAGAGTGGGAAATTGTTCGCAGAATGATTCACACAACAGCCGATTTCGAGATGTTGGAGCTGGTGCGATTCCACGGTAATGCCGTGGATTCGGGGCTAAAAGCACTCAAATCAGGATGTGTCATTGTATCGGATACCGAGATGGCCAAACGGGGTATGCCTGTCCGTAGGCTTGATCCTCTGGGCTGTGTGGTGCAGTGCCTGATCAATGACAAGCGCGTGGTGGAAAGAGCCGCCCACGAAGGGATTACACGGGCCAAAGCGGCTGTTGATGTCGCAGTAAACGAACTCAAGCCAGCAATCTATGTCATTGGAAATGCGCCGACTGCCTTGATTCGTCTTGTGGAACATATTGATAATGGCATGCCTGTTCCGGCGTTAGTAGTTGGAATGCCAGTCGGTTTTGTGAACGCGGCCGAGTCCAAGGCGTTGCTTATGAGTCGGGATATTCCGTATATAAGTATTGAAGGTCGAAAGGGCGGAAGCGCTTTGGCTGCTTCCGTGATCAATGCTCTGGCGGTTCTGGCTGCGTAA
- the qrcD gene encoding menaquinone reductase integral membrane subunit QrcD — translation MDSKLFPEGVQRCSFGQFLIWTAVILGFFTWGLYAAVLVLYNGIGTTGLDNYFGFGAWITFDLAVIALGAGAFFTGLLKYILKIKQLEKIINLTVVVGFICYSGAMLVLTLDIGQPGRAWFGYWHPNVHSMLTEVIFCITCYCTVLIIEFVPLVLEQKQLNKIPFIHALAHNMHVNMALFAGLGAFLSTFHQGSLGGMYGVLIGRPYAFREGFFIWPWTFFLFVLSAVGTGPVFTVLVATFMEKLTGKKLVDYKTKALMGKIAGTMLSVYMFFKIIDTWAWATGYLPSVGLTFDDMFYGLVYGKWLLYTEIIICGVIPAIMMITPSIRNRPAMLYIAAILACIGVSINRYVFTVQTIAQPALPFDSWQVYAPNWVEYASSIMIVAYGFLVLTLVYRYLPLFPQERELNN, via the coding sequence ATGGATAGCAAACTCTTCCCGGAAGGGGTGCAGCGGTGCTCGTTCGGCCAGTTCCTTATCTGGACTGCCGTGATTCTCGGGTTCTTTACCTGGGGTCTGTATGCCGCCGTTCTCGTACTCTATAACGGAATCGGTACCACCGGACTGGATAACTACTTCGGGTTCGGTGCCTGGATTACCTTTGACCTTGCCGTGATCGCTCTTGGCGCCGGTGCGTTCTTCACCGGTCTGCTCAAGTACATCCTCAAGATCAAACAACTTGAGAAAATCATCAACCTGACGGTTGTTGTCGGATTTATCTGCTATTCCGGCGCAATGCTGGTGTTGACGCTCGATATTGGCCAGCCGGGCCGTGCCTGGTTCGGTTACTGGCATCCGAACGTTCACTCCATGCTGACTGAAGTTATCTTCTGTATCACCTGCTACTGCACCGTTCTGATCATCGAGTTCGTCCCGCTGGTCCTGGAACAGAAGCAGTTGAACAAGATTCCCTTCATCCACGCGCTGGCTCACAACATGCATGTCAACATGGCTCTGTTCGCAGGCCTGGGTGCATTCCTGTCTACCTTCCACCAGGGTTCCCTGGGTGGTATGTACGGTGTCCTGATCGGTCGTCCTTACGCTTTCCGCGAAGGCTTCTTCATCTGGCCCTGGACCTTCTTCCTCTTTGTGCTTTCCGCTGTTGGTACCGGTCCGGTCTTCACCGTCCTGGTCGCCACCTTCATGGAAAAGCTCACCGGCAAGAAGCTCGTGGATTACAAGACCAAGGCCCTCATGGGCAAAATCGCCGGCACCATGCTCAGCGTCTACATGTTCTTCAAGATCATTGACACCTGGGCCTGGGCAACCGGTTACCTGCCTTCTGTCGGTCTGACCTTTGACGACATGTTCTACGGCTTGGTTTACGGTAAGTGGTTGCTGTACACGGAAATCATCATTTGCGGAGTTATTCCTGCCATCATGATGATTACTCCGAGCATTCGCAACCGTCCGGCTATGCTCTATATCGCAGCCATCCTGGCATGTATCGGTGTTTCCATAAACCGCTACGTGTTTACGGTTCAGACCATTGCACAGCCCGCATTGCCTTTTGATAGCTGGCAGGTTTACGCACCCAACTGGGTTGAGTACGCCTCCTCTATCATGATCGTGGCTTACGGCTTCCTGGTTTTGACGCTGGTTTACCGTTATCTGCCGCTGTTCCCTCAGGAACGTGAGCTGAATAACTAG
- a CDS encoding amino acid ABC transporter permease: MDYNFHWAQMFSGEPVQWMWEGFVTTMQVSVISLISAMLLGILICLMRMTPFKPVQWLSLAYTEFFRNTPLLIQIFFWYNASHYVLPAVVNEWINDLYYWFPGSFSLFGHEFVGEWMLFNAELISGVIALTVYTSAFIAEEIRAGIFSIPKNQLEASRAVGLSFLQGYRFVILPQALRIVIPPLISQALNLIKNSSLVMVLGVADIMYQATQIESYHAMPFEAFTVALLIYLVISLIVSFCINMYNKHYMIQVMY; the protein is encoded by the coding sequence TTGGATTATAATTTTCACTGGGCTCAAATGTTTTCCGGCGAACCCGTTCAATGGATGTGGGAAGGGTTTGTCACGACAATGCAGGTGTCCGTTATATCGCTCATCAGTGCCATGCTGCTTGGTATACTTATATGTCTCATGCGTATGACGCCATTCAAGCCAGTGCAGTGGCTGAGTCTTGCATACACCGAGTTCTTTAGAAATACGCCGTTACTCATTCAGATATTTTTTTGGTACAACGCATCGCATTACGTGCTCCCCGCTGTGGTCAACGAATGGATCAATGATTTGTACTATTGGTTCCCGGGTTCCTTTTCCCTGTTCGGCCATGAGTTTGTCGGTGAGTGGATGCTGTTCAATGCGGAGCTTATTTCAGGTGTGATTGCCCTGACTGTGTATACATCGGCATTTATCGCCGAGGAGATTCGTGCCGGAATCTTTTCCATCCCCAAGAATCAGCTTGAGGCGTCACGGGCAGTGGGGCTTTCATTTTTGCAGGGGTATCGTTTTGTCATTCTCCCGCAGGCCCTGCGTATTGTCATTCCTCCGCTTATTTCCCAGGCATTGAATCTGATCAAGAACTCTTCGCTGGTCATGGTACTTGGAGTTGCCGATATCATGTACCAGGCCACGCAGATTGAATCCTATCATGCCATGCCTTTCGAGGCGTTCACCGTTGCCTTGTTGATTTATCTGGTCATTTCACTGATCGTGTCTTTCTGCATCAACATGTACAACAAGCACTACATGATTCAGGTCATGTACTAG